The proteins below come from a single Tenuifilum thalassicum genomic window:
- a CDS encoding aminopeptidase P family protein: MSSNIPDRLNLLRKQMKKVGVDAYIVFHSDPHLSEYIPDYWKEREWLSGFTGSAGTLVVSKDKAALWTDSRYFIQAEMQLKGTGIELCKMGMPDTPDIQSWLALNLQPDSVVGCNGLLISVQNKKELNKSIKAKGFKAKFDIDLVGKIWQDRPSIPENEVYVHDIEFAKVSVQEKLGRIRKELLIRNATAYMMGSLDEICWTFNLRGSDIDYNPVFLSYAVVEEDKATLYVDESKLSDEVRQFLENEMVTIKPYDKIFSKLEKLKKKNRVVLDPSKVNYAIFSKIHKKVKIVEAPGLASTLKARKQTVEIEGIQDVMIQDGIAMVEFLYWLENSVGNEEITEITVAEKLLELRGKRKHFVSESFGSIVGYADHGAIVHYSATPETAYAIKPEGFLLVDSGGQYLNGTTDITRTIHLGTPTDEEKLDYTLVLQGMIRLSMAQFPRGTRGSQLDTYARMGLWERGLNYGHGTGHGVGYFLNVHEGPQQIRPENHLPIEQGMVMSNEPGIYKPNKYGIRIENLIACVEKQNTEFGSFLGFETLTLCPIDIKAVDVNLLNSKEKDWLNSYHQLVYSKLSPHLSDELSKWLKGKTKEI, translated from the coding sequence ATGAGTTCAAATATTCCTGATAGGCTTAATTTGCTTCGTAAGCAAATGAAAAAAGTTGGAGTTGATGCCTATATTGTTTTCCATAGCGACCCTCATCTAAGTGAATATATACCAGATTACTGGAAAGAGCGCGAATGGCTTTCTGGTTTTACTGGATCTGCTGGTACGCTAGTGGTTTCAAAAGATAAAGCAGCACTTTGGACTGATTCTCGTTATTTCATTCAGGCTGAAATGCAGCTTAAGGGAACTGGAATTGAACTTTGCAAAATGGGAATGCCCGATACGCCCGATATACAATCGTGGCTTGCCTTGAACCTTCAACCCGATTCTGTTGTAGGTTGTAATGGTTTGCTTATTTCTGTTCAAAATAAGAAGGAGCTGAATAAAAGCATTAAGGCAAAAGGGTTTAAAGCAAAATTTGATATTGACTTGGTTGGGAAAATCTGGCAAGATAGGCCTTCCATCCCTGAAAATGAGGTTTATGTGCATGATATTGAGTTTGCTAAGGTGTCGGTTCAAGAGAAACTTGGGAGGATAAGAAAAGAGCTTTTAATTAGGAATGCCACTGCATACATGATGGGTTCGCTCGACGAAATTTGTTGGACTTTCAACCTTCGTGGCTCGGATATCGATTATAATCCCGTTTTCCTTTCCTATGCAGTGGTTGAGGAAGATAAAGCAACTCTTTATGTCGATGAGAGTAAATTATCGGATGAGGTTAGGCAGTTTCTCGAAAATGAAATGGTTACTATTAAACCTTACGATAAAATATTTTCAAAATTAGAGAAGCTAAAAAAGAAGAATAGGGTTGTACTTGATCCATCTAAGGTTAACTATGCGATTTTTTCAAAAATTCACAAAAAAGTAAAGATAGTTGAGGCTCCTGGATTAGCATCAACTTTAAAGGCAAGAAAACAAACTGTGGAAATTGAAGGAATTCAAGATGTCATGATTCAGGATGGAATAGCAATGGTTGAATTCCTTTATTGGCTGGAGAATAGTGTTGGTAATGAGGAGATTACAGAAATTACTGTAGCCGAGAAACTTTTAGAATTAAGGGGTAAGCGTAAACATTTTGTAAGCGAAAGTTTCGGAAGCATAGTTGGTTATGCCGATCATGGAGCTATTGTCCATTATAGCGCTACGCCCGAAACAGCATATGCTATAAAGCCCGAAGGCTTTTTGCTTGTCGATTCTGGCGGTCAGTATTTGAATGGTACAACCGATATAACAAGAACCATTCATCTTGGAACGCCTACCGATGAAGAAAAACTCGACTATACTCTTGTTCTTCAAGGAATGATTCGCCTTTCCATGGCTCAATTCCCAAGAGGAACCAGAGGCTCACAGCTCGATACTTACGCACGAATGGGACTTTGGGAGCGAGGATTAAATTATGGTCATGGAACTGGGCATGGTGTTGGCTATTTTCTTAATGTGCATGAAGGACCGCAGCAAATTAGACCAGAAAATCACTTGCCAATAGAGCAGGGAATGGTTATGTCCAATGAGCCTGGTATCTATAAACCTAATAAATATGGTATAAGAATTGAAAATCTGATTGCTTGTGTTGAGAAACAAAACACTGAGTTCGGTTCATTTTTGGGCTTTGAAACCTTAACGTTGTGCCCTATCGACATAAAGGCTGTTGATGTTAACCTTTTAAACTCTAAAGAAAAAGATTGGTTGAATAGCTATCATCAGCTGGTTTATAGCAAACTTTCGCCACATCTTTCCGATGAACTATCAAAATGGCTGAAAGG
- a CDS encoding response regulator: MPESMPNNIPRSIKHFLSNEKRFLNAGFWYWDSESNKIHVSKKVLKTLGIANESDEFEFNTLLGIVYKTDKDKLKRAFNRLKKGFSLQREVDFRVKEGKGWQWVKIIALTDEVVSEGKRYIIGQFKSIDVGKYTSSEYDFLDAMSFATFRYNPVDEVISWQTSVPDDFSSSDEFWNIDDFKKYLGEETFKSLKSNLQVFINQSNSKELAINFNYRSIPYKLSFAKVRDSSFLQGVLYRYIEAENDESINMQKFSKILNRHQVAFLEIDKNENVVGWNGFAAKIFGFENSPCQISILKKFFSDTEWSKFYDWAKGETTKQLTTSFKRENDDELILLWKKVIDDATERESTIFAARDITGQAKLQGRVKELEHSLGRLKAYSLKIQKLTTGSDVLKAFNEEIKQLYPKAISVVFSYNDDDNFLTIVDISGVNEKSYKVIVDELGWNPIGRRLFFDSENLRSLLPSNTKELTIPINEVLDGIVSVVSYKNLERIFGVEKTFGVGFIKDDRVYGGTLIIKSQNSKEIYSDVIDEYAVLTSSHLAIVNQINELKAKIDTLKSKISEQYDLITHISHSVRTPLNSILGFSNLFELTEIDETQRKDFIKIIQEQSNEILEQMNQFQDYVRVANHSISIIKANQCINDLLVELQDAAKSSCSLVRSNTVIVTFSKPENSDFLEIYTDSGRIIQAFVIYINYLSKIIQAGSIDFRYSIVEGKVIFSISEVESAIDLSVREQIIEALKGVVGEEVRNINYFNVILANRIIDLLGGDIRISEENEKIKVEVAFDLNVKVDESFEDNEEEQETTTLVDYKNNIILIVEDEEVNYLILKELVHSWGASSLWAKNGKEAVELVSSLNKSIDLILMDIRMPVMDGYAATMEIKQINPNIPVVAQTAYSAPEERLKAQAAGCNGYITKPIDPKALLNVIEIFLG, translated from the coding sequence ATGCCTGAAAGCATGCCCAATAATATACCTCGTTCTATAAAACATTTCCTAAGTAATGAAAAAAGATTCTTAAATGCTGGTTTCTGGTATTGGGATTCTGAATCAAATAAAATTCATGTATCTAAAAAGGTTTTAAAAACTTTAGGGATAGCAAATGAATCAGATGAATTCGAGTTTAACACGCTATTAGGAATAGTTTATAAAACCGATAAGGATAAGTTAAAAAGAGCATTTAACCGATTAAAAAAGGGTTTTTCTTTACAACGTGAAGTCGATTTTAGAGTTAAAGAAGGTAAGGGGTGGCAATGGGTTAAGATAATCGCATTAACAGACGAAGTCGTTTCTGAAGGTAAGCGATACATTATTGGACAGTTTAAGAGTATTGATGTTGGAAAATATACTTCTAGTGAATACGATTTCTTAGATGCCATGAGTTTTGCCACTTTTCGGTATAATCCAGTCGATGAGGTTATTTCTTGGCAAACTTCAGTTCCCGATGATTTTTCAAGTAGTGATGAGTTCTGGAATATTGATGATTTTAAGAAATATTTAGGTGAGGAAACCTTTAAGAGTTTAAAGTCGAACCTGCAAGTATTCATTAATCAGTCAAATAGTAAGGAGTTAGCAATTAACTTTAATTATAGGTCGATTCCTTATAAGTTGAGTTTTGCAAAGGTTCGTGATTCATCATTTCTTCAAGGTGTTTTATATCGGTACATTGAGGCAGAAAATGATGAATCAATAAACATGCAAAAGTTTTCTAAGATACTTAACAGACATCAAGTAGCATTTTTGGAAATAGATAAAAATGAAAATGTTGTTGGTTGGAATGGATTTGCTGCAAAAATATTTGGCTTTGAGAATTCCCCTTGTCAAATCAGCATATTAAAAAAATTCTTTTCTGATACCGAATGGTCAAAGTTTTACGATTGGGCAAAAGGTGAAACCACAAAACAACTAACAACTTCTTTTAAAAGAGAAAATGATGATGAGCTGATATTGTTATGGAAGAAAGTGATTGATGACGCTACCGAAAGGGAATCAACCATATTTGCAGCACGTGATATTACAGGACAGGCAAAATTGCAAGGTCGGGTAAAGGAGTTAGAGCATTCATTAGGGCGACTAAAGGCGTATAGCCTTAAAATTCAAAAACTAACAACTGGGTCAGATGTACTAAAAGCTTTTAATGAGGAGATTAAGCAGTTGTATCCTAAGGCAATCTCCGTTGTTTTTTCTTACAATGATGATGATAATTTTCTGACCATAGTTGACATTTCTGGAGTAAACGAAAAATCTTATAAAGTAATAGTTGATGAGTTAGGTTGGAATCCTATTGGCCGAAGGTTATTTTTTGATTCAGAAAATCTAAGATCGTTACTTCCTTCTAATACCAAGGAATTGACAATTCCAATAAATGAAGTGCTAGATGGAATAGTCTCGGTAGTTTCATATAAAAATTTAGAACGAATTTTTGGAGTTGAAAAGACCTTTGGAGTAGGTTTTATAAAAGATGATAGGGTTTACGGTGGCACCTTAATAATAAAATCCCAAAACTCAAAAGAAATATATTCTGATGTTATTGATGAGTATGCAGTACTAACCTCATCTCATTTAGCAATTGTAAACCAAATAAATGAGTTAAAGGCCAAAATAGATACTTTAAAATCGAAAATATCGGAACAATATGATTTAATAACGCATATAAGCCATAGTGTTCGCACCCCATTAAACTCAATACTTGGTTTTAGTAATTTATTTGAGCTGACAGAGATTGATGAAACCCAGAGGAAAGACTTTATAAAGATTATTCAGGAACAGAGTAATGAGATTTTGGAGCAAATGAATCAGTTCCAGGATTATGTTAGGGTTGCTAATCATTCTATATCTATCATTAAAGCAAATCAATGTATAAACGACCTTCTAGTTGAATTGCAGGATGCTGCCAAATCAAGCTGTAGTTTGGTTCGTAGTAATACAGTAATCGTTACATTTTCCAAACCCGAAAATTCAGATTTTCTAGAAATTTATACTGATTCTGGCAGAATTATACAAGCATTTGTTATTTATATCAATTATCTATCGAAAATAATACAGGCTGGTTCAATTGATTTTCGATACTCAATTGTTGAGGGAAAGGTTATTTTTTCAATAAGCGAAGTTGAATCTGCAATAGATCTCTCAGTTCGTGAGCAGATTATTGAGGCTCTTAAAGGGGTTGTTGGTGAGGAAGTTAGGAATATTAACTATTTCAATGTAATTTTAGCTAACAGAATAATCGATTTACTTGGAGGTGATATTCGTATTAGTGAGGAGAACGAGAAAATTAAAGTTGAAGTTGCTTTTGATTTAAATGTAAAGGTAGATGAATCTTTTGAGGATAATGAGGAGGAGCAAGAGACGACAACTTTGGTTGACTATAAAAATAACATTATTCTTATTGTGGAGGATGAAGAGGTAAACTATTTAATACTTAAAGAGCTAGTTCATTCATGGGGTGCATCGTCGCTTTGGGCCAAAAACGGAAAGGAGGCTGTAGAACTTGTGAGTTCCCTTAATAAAAGCATCGATTTAATTTTAATGGATATCAGAATGCCCGTAATGGACGGGTATGCTGCTACGATGGAAATCAAACAGATTAACCCTAACATCCCAGTGGTGGCTCAAACTGCCTATTCTGCACCCGAAGAAAGGCTGAAGGCTCAGGCAGCAGGTTGCAATGGTTACATCACAAAGCCTATTGATCCTAAAGCCTTGTTGAATGTAATCGAGATTTTCCTCGGCTAA
- a CDS encoding TonB-dependent receptor, producing MLNKQSNSFRFFAVILLTFLMVFNGKGQEKSVLITGTVVDSLNHPIQGASVIVKNSFKGVSTDRNGRFSINVSSADSVTLTITYLGYETESIKIDLRQKGLKPLSVVLYPSQKQIEGVYVRSGQRVAGNMERIGIDKFTGAPNISGGFESLLKLMPGVASSNELSSQYSVRGGNFDENLVYVNDIEVYRPFLIRSAQQEGLSFINPDMVGSVEFSSGGFNAEFGDRMSSVLNVKYREPKETSAKVTGGLLGSSATIEGLAFNNELSFITGVRYKTSKYLLNSLETKGDYNPSFFDWQGVVKKRFSDRFSLGFLGNVSVNQFNFLPRERETNFGVFNNTLQLKIYYDGKEQDRYLSSLGALFAQYQVSPNFNVKAIASSYYSTERETYDLLGQYYLNELDNSMGSKTYGDSLINVGIGGFLDHARNLINLNVSSIKAIGEVRYDKIITKFGVQLQREFMSDERLEWGLVDSSGYAIPYNGQEVGINNFYSALSDIESYRYMGFAQSRLSFSIGSWEYKAIGGIRFNYWTFNNELLLSPRFSLDFNNVDKNWIQYHVAFGYYNQPPFYREVRLPDGTLNTKIKAQQSIHALAGLEYYFTAWGRPFRFSLELYQKWLKNLIPYSIDNVRLRYSGQNLAKGFARGIDVKINGELVPGAESWVSLSLLRTKEDNLTDSYVDENGQVVNPGYYYRPTDQPVSIGIYLQDYLPGNESFKVNLTGVYSSGLPMTSDDSNDYRSSFRMPPYKRFDIGFSKEFIKNGKSKNAFWKVSNLSVGIDVFNLFNFNNTVSYLWVQTVFNQEGNSYKFAVPNYLTSRRINVRIQATF from the coding sequence ATGTTAAATAAACAATCAAATTCTTTTCGGTTTTTTGCGGTTATTTTACTAACCTTTTTAATGGTTTTTAATGGGAAGGGACAGGAAAAAAGTGTTCTCATTACTGGAACAGTTGTAGATTCTCTTAATCATCCAATTCAAGGTGCAAGTGTTATTGTAAAGAATAGCTTTAAAGGTGTTTCAACCGATAGGAATGGTAGGTTTTCCATTAATGTATCAAGTGCTGATTCGGTTACGTTAACCATCACATATCTTGGCTATGAAACAGAAAGTATTAAGATAGATTTACGCCAAAAAGGGCTAAAGCCCTTAAGTGTCGTTTTATATCCATCGCAAAAGCAGATAGAAGGGGTATACGTGCGTTCTGGCCAACGCGTTGCTGGAAATATGGAACGAATAGGTATAGACAAGTTTACCGGAGCCCCAAACATTTCGGGTGGATTTGAGTCTCTTTTAAAGCTAATGCCAGGGGTGGCTTCATCAAACGAGCTGAGTTCGCAGTATAGCGTTCGAGGCGGTAATTTTGATGAGAATCTTGTATATGTTAATGATATTGAGGTTTATCGGCCTTTCCTAATTCGTTCGGCTCAACAGGAGGGTCTTAGCTTTATAAATCCCGACATGGTGGGTTCGGTAGAATTTTCTTCGGGTGGCTTTAATGCAGAATTTGGCGATAGAATGTCATCAGTATTAAATGTGAAGTATCGGGAGCCAAAAGAAACTTCTGCTAAGGTTACCGGAGGATTGCTTGGCTCATCGGCAACCATTGAAGGCCTTGCGTTTAACAATGAGCTATCTTTCATTACAGGTGTTCGATATAAAACTTCAAAATATCTGCTAAACTCACTTGAAACCAAAGGCGATTATAATCCTTCATTTTTCGATTGGCAGGGGGTGGTAAAAAAAAGATTTTCCGATAGATTTAGTTTAGGATTTCTTGGTAACGTGTCGGTTAATCAATTCAATTTCCTACCGAGGGAGAGGGAAACCAACTTCGGAGTGTTTAATAATACGTTGCAGCTGAAAATATACTATGATGGGAAAGAACAGGATAGGTATTTATCTTCGTTAGGTGCTTTGTTTGCTCAGTACCAGGTTAGTCCTAACTTTAATGTTAAAGCTATTGCTTCATCATATTATTCAACGGAACGTGAAACATACGATTTGCTGGGACAGTACTATCTTAATGAACTCGATAATTCTATGGGTTCTAAAACCTATGGCGATAGCCTTATTAATGTAGGAATTGGTGGATTCTTAGACCATGCTCGGAATTTAATTAACTTGAACGTATCAAGCATTAAGGCTATAGGTGAGGTTCGGTATGATAAAATAATTACAAAATTTGGGGTGCAACTACAGCGTGAATTCATGAGCGACGAACGATTGGAGTGGGGGCTTGTAGATTCGTCGGGATATGCAATTCCCTACAACGGACAAGAGGTTGGAATAAATAATTTTTATAGCGCCTTGTCTGATATTGAATCTTATAGGTATATGGGGTTTGCTCAATCACGATTAAGTTTTAGTATTGGTAGTTGGGAGTATAAGGCGATTGGAGGGATAAGATTCAACTATTGGACATTTAACAATGAGCTGCTTTTGAGCCCAAGGTTTTCTCTTGATTTCAATAATGTAGATAAGAATTGGATTCAATATCATGTAGCTTTTGGGTATTACAACCAACCGCCCTTTTATAGAGAGGTGAGATTGCCCGATGGAACGTTGAACACCAAAATAAAGGCGCAGCAATCCATACACGCATTGGCTGGTTTGGAATACTACTTTACAGCTTGGGGTAGGCCATTCCGATTTAGCCTAGAGCTATATCAGAAATGGCTCAAAAACCTCATACCATATAGTATTGATAATGTTAGGCTAAGGTATTCGGGCCAGAATCTTGCAAAGGGGTTTGCGCGTGGAATTGATGTTAAGATAAATGGTGAGCTGGTCCCTGGTGCCGAGTCGTGGGTTAGCCTTTCGCTGCTAAGGACCAAGGAAGATAACCTTACCGACAGCTATGTAGATGAGAATGGGCAAGTGGTTAATCCAGGTTACTACTATCGCCCTACAGACCAGCCCGTATCAATTGGGATATATCTGCAAGATTATCTCCCAGGGAATGAGAGTTTTAAGGTGAACTTAACAGGTGTTTATAGTTCTGGTTTGCCAATGACTTCCGACGACTCAAACGATTATAGAAGTTCTTTTAGAATGCCACCATACAAGCGATTTGACATAGGATTTTCGAAGGAATTTATTAAAAATGGTAAAAGCAAAAATGCTTTTTGGAAAGTTTCTAATCTTTCTGTTGGTATAGATGTGTTTAATCTTTTCAATTTTAATAATACTGTATCTTACCTCTGGGTACAAACAGTATTTAATCAGGAAGGTAATTCTTACAAGTTTGCTGTCCCAAACTATCTTACCTCACGCAGAATAAATGTTAGAATTCAAGCTACCTTTTAA
- a CDS encoding arsenate-mycothiol transferase ArsC gives MKKILIVSEGNACRSAMAEGWFSYYSRGSATVKSAGINPKALDMRAAQSMMDAVIDITKHKPKSIDEFKNEEFDIVLVMDKKLTTDIRTTIKHKNLYTYHFNPPLVSDDEKTTLKAYDALRDDIENWAFDFIHEHIKKLF, from the coding sequence ATGAAGAAAATATTGATTGTATCAGAGGGAAATGCCTGTCGTTCAGCTATGGCAGAAGGTTGGTTTAGCTACTATTCAAGAGGGAGTGCTACAGTTAAAAGTGCTGGAATTAATCCTAAAGCACTCGATATGCGAGCCGCTCAAAGCATGATGGATGCGGTAATAGATATTACAAAGCATAAGCCTAAAAGTATAGATGAGTTCAAGAATGAAGAATTTGACATTGTTTTAGTTATGGATAAAAAATTAACAACCGATATTAGAACAACTATAAAACATAAAAACTTATATACTTATCATTTCAATCCTCCTTTAGTTTCAGATGACGAGAAGACCACGTTAAAAGCCTACGATGCTTTAAGAGATGATATTGAGAATTGGGCTTTTGATTTCATTCATGAACACATAAAAAAACTCTTTTAG
- a CDS encoding secondary thiamine-phosphate synthase enzyme YjbQ produces MTRQVEFRLRAYPQGFHLVTDEILNKLPELPEFGLLHLFIKHTSAALTINENADPTVRTDFTAFFNRNYPMEPYFKHDLEGNDDMPAHIKSSVIGTSIIIPITNKRLNLGTWQGIYLCEFRHHGGERKIVATILE; encoded by the coding sequence ATGACAAGGCAAGTAGAATTTAGGCTAAGAGCCTACCCACAAGGATTTCATCTGGTTACTGATGAAATCCTAAACAAATTACCAGAACTACCTGAATTCGGTTTACTACATCTATTTATAAAGCATACATCAGCTGCACTTACTATAAATGAGAATGCTGACCCAACAGTACGAACCGATTTCACGGCCTTTTTTAACCGCAACTACCCTATGGAGCCCTACTTTAAACACGACCTAGAAGGCAACGACGATATGCCTGCTCACATTAAAAGTTCCGTAATTGGAACTTCTATAATCATTCCAATAACAAATAAGCGCTTAAACCTTGGAACTTGGCAAGGAATCTATCTTTGTGAGTTCCGACATCATGGTGGAGAAAGAAAGATTGTTGCAACCATATTAGAATAA
- a CDS encoding thiamine pyrophosphate-dependent enzyme: MSNNKLLLLGDEAIAQGAIDGGLSGVYAYPGTPSTEIMEYVQGSKQAAELNIHRQWSANEKTAMEAAIGMSYAGKRAMVCFKHVGLNVAADAFINASITGVNGGLIVVSADDPSMHSSQNEQDSRFYGKFSMIPILEPANQQEAYDMAYFGFELSERLNVPVLLRITTRLAHSRSGVQRKTIKPQNELRLPSDPRQFVLLPSIARKNYKKLLVSQTAMELEAEKSAFNELIEGTDKSMGIITTGIAYNYLIENYPEHKCPYPVLKIGQYPIPRKQVEELYNSCDKLLILEEGYPIVEEMLKGYLNVGKPILGRLDGTLPRDGELNPNIVAKALGMEVVEGQPVPDVVKNRPPSLCQGCGHRDVYADLNEALKEYGTGRVFSDIGCYTLGALPPFNAINSCVDMGASITMAKGAADAGLVPAVAVIGDSTFTHSGMTGLLDAVIENSPITVIISDNSTTGMTGGQHSSATGRIVDICKGIGVHPDHIRVVTPLRKNHEENVKIIKEELAYNGVSVIIPQRECIQTFARRKKAEKKQANK, translated from the coding sequence ATGAGCAACAATAAACTACTACTCTTAGGAGACGAAGCCATAGCACAAGGAGCTATTGATGGTGGCTTATCTGGAGTTTATGCCTATCCAGGTACACCTTCAACCGAAATTATGGAATACGTTCAAGGCTCAAAGCAAGCGGCTGAGCTAAACATACACAGACAGTGGTCTGCAAATGAAAAAACCGCAATGGAAGCCGCGATTGGCATGTCCTATGCTGGCAAAAGGGCTATGGTCTGCTTTAAGCATGTAGGGCTTAACGTAGCAGCCGATGCTTTTATTAATGCTTCTATAACAGGTGTAAATGGCGGGCTTATAGTGGTTTCAGCCGACGACCCTTCAATGCACTCCTCCCAAAACGAGCAGGACTCTCGTTTTTACGGAAAATTTTCAATGATACCTATCCTTGAACCAGCAAATCAGCAAGAAGCTTATGATATGGCCTATTTTGGTTTTGAACTATCAGAAAGGCTCAACGTTCCCGTTCTGCTAAGAATAACAACTCGTTTAGCCCACTCCCGCTCTGGTGTTCAACGTAAAACCATAAAGCCCCAAAATGAGCTACGTTTACCTTCGGACCCTCGTCAGTTCGTTCTACTTCCATCAATTGCCCGTAAGAACTACAAAAAGCTTCTTGTTTCCCAAACTGCTATGGAGCTGGAAGCTGAAAAATCGGCCTTTAACGAGCTAATTGAAGGAACAGACAAGAGCATGGGGATAATCACAACGGGAATTGCCTACAACTACCTAATTGAAAACTACCCTGAGCATAAATGCCCCTACCCAGTATTAAAGATAGGTCAATATCCAATTCCTCGTAAACAGGTTGAAGAGCTTTACAACTCTTGCGATAAGTTACTAATACTAGAAGAGGGCTATCCAATTGTTGAAGAGATGCTTAAGGGCTACTTAAATGTTGGCAAACCTATTCTTGGTCGTTTAGACGGGACACTTCCCCGAGATGGCGAACTAAATCCCAACATTGTTGCAAAAGCCCTGGGAATGGAAGTTGTAGAAGGCCAACCAGTTCCAGATGTTGTTAAAAACAGGCCACCATCACTTTGTCAAGGCTGTGGACATAGGGATGTTTACGCCGACCTTAACGAAGCCCTTAAGGAGTATGGAACTGGTAGAGTGTTTTCAGATATTGGTTGCTATACGCTTGGTGCGCTTCCTCCATTTAATGCCATTAATTCATGTGTCGACATGGGAGCTTCAATCACTATGGCAAAAGGTGCTGCCGATGCTGGCCTTGTTCCTGCGGTTGCAGTTATTGGCGACTCAACATTTACCCATAGCGGTATGACAGGTTTACTTGATGCTGTTATTGAAAACTCACCCATTACTGTAATAATCTCCGACAATTCAACAACAGGAATGACTGGTGGTCAGCATTCATCTGCAACAGGACGTATTGTTGATATTTGTAAGGGCATAGGTGTTCATCCAGACCACATAAGAGTTGTTACCCCTTTGAGAAAGAACCACGAAGAAAACGTAAAAATCATCAAAGAGGAGCTGGCCTACAACGGAGTATCAGTAATTATACCACAACGCGAGTGTATTCAAACCTTTGCTCGTAGGAAAAAAGCTGAAAAGAAACAAGCAAATAAATAA
- a CDS encoding indolepyruvate oxidoreductase subunit beta has protein sequence MKNDIILAGVGGQGILSIAAAIGLAAVNSNMYIKQAEVHGMSQRGGDVQSHLRISDKPIASDLIPAGKADMIISVEPMEGLRYLPFLGENGWLVTNITPFNNIPDYPEADALMAKIKEVKNHIAIDADALAKEAGSSRASNIVMLGAASLFLDIPFEKIEEGIRQLFGRKGDEIVELNLKALRMGREFSEKNR, from the coding sequence ATGAAAAACGATATAATACTTGCAGGTGTTGGCGGACAAGGTATTCTTTCAATTGCTGCTGCAATTGGCCTTGCTGCAGTCAACAGCAACATGTACATTAAGCAAGCAGAAGTTCACGGTATGAGCCAACGTGGTGGCGATGTACAATCGCACCTTCGCATTTCAGACAAGCCTATAGCATCGGATTTAATTCCTGCTGGAAAGGCCGACATGATAATCTCCGTTGAACCAATGGAAGGTTTACGCTATCTACCCTTTCTTGGTGAAAATGGCTGGTTAGTTACAAATATCACCCCATTCAACAATATCCCCGATTATCCAGAAGCGGATGCCCTCATGGCAAAAATTAAGGAAGTAAAAAACCATATCGCCATTGATGCCGATGCTTTAGCTAAAGAAGCAGGTTCTTCGCGCGCATCGAATATTGTAATGCTTGGTGCAGCCTCGCTTTTCCTTGATATTCCTTTTGAAAAAATTGAAGAGGGCATTCGCCAGCTATTTGGCCGAAAAGGCGATGAGATTGTTGAGCTCAACCTAAAAGCCTTAAGAATGGGACGTGAATTCAGCGAGAAAAACCGATAA